TGAACCAAAACAAAAAAAACGTAGAAAATTAAACGAAATAATAACTTTTAAATAAAATACATATGAAAAATGTAGTCCTTTTAACAATTCTACTATTCGCTTCAACAATTATAGTTCTAGCACAAAAAAACGACACAAAAAGTTATTGGCCAAATGATGCACAATTGGTTATCTCTTTTTCAATGCAATTTGAAACAGGTGGACAACAAGAAGGAGCAGAAAGTCCGTTTTCAGGAAACCCTTTACCTAAAGGACAACCCGATTTACCAGCCGAAAGTTGGTTTCGTTATGGTGCCAAAGAAGGAATTTACAGAATGTTAAACCTTTGGAAAAAGCACGAGATTCATGTAACCTCTCATGTAGTTGGAGAAGCTGCTATAAGATATCCAGAAGTTGCCAAAGCCATTGTAGATGGTGGACACGAAATTGCAGCGCATGGAATTGCTTGGAGCGACCAATGGAATTTATCTTATGAAGACGAATTAGCATTTGTAAAAAAGGGAATTGATACCGTAGAAGTCATTACAGGACAAAGAGGCGTTGGCTATAACTCCAATTGGTTACGTAGAAGTCCAAACACTTTAAAAGTGTTGCAAGAACTTGGCTTTTTATATCACATTGATGATTTAAGTAGAGACGAGCCTTTTGTAACCAAAGTAAGAGGTAAAAACTTTGTAGTAATGCCATATACATTACGTAACAATGACATTGTAAATATAGCGGGTAAAAATTGGAGTCCAGATCAGTTTTTGGCACAATTAAAATTCGAATTTGACCAACTATATGCTGAAGGAGCTACAAAAAGAAGAATGATGAGCATAAGTTTACACGATCGCATTGGTGGTGGTCCCGCAATAGTTCAGGTTGTCGATAAATTTATACAGTACGCAAAACAACACAAAAGAGTTGTTTTTATGCGAAAAGATGAAATTGCAAATATGATTAAAGATGATCCAAATACGCCAGTTGATAATTCAGAAATTGAGTATAACACAACAATTGTGAACACCAAACTACCATTTAAACTCGAAAAAGATTGGGAAGTTTTAGGTTTTAAAAATCCTGAAAGTGTCGTTTTAGATATAAAAAACAATGCTTTATATGTGTCTAATATAAACGGAGACCCTACCGAAAAAAATGGGAATGGTTATATTTCTAAAGTAGGTTTAGATGGAAAAATAATTCAACAAAAGTGGATAACAGAATTAAATGCACCAAAAGGATTGGTTATCTATAATGATAAATTATATGTTACAGATATTGATAAAATTGTAGAAATAGACATTAAAACTCGACGTGTTTTAGCCTTTAAAGCAAAAGATGCTACTTTTTTAAATGACATTGCTGTAGATAAAAAGGGAAATGTATATGCCAGTAATACTTTTGGTTTTAGTGGTATTTATAAATTACAAAAAAAAGGAAAAAGAAAAGTTGAACTATGGCTAAAAGATGAAAATCTGAATATGCCAAATGGGCTTTATATTTCAAAAGACCAATTATTTGTAGCAAATTGGGGAAAAGAGGTTAACCCTAAAACCTACGAAACTAAAATAGTAGGTACGTTACAAAAAGTTGATTTCAAAACTAAAACCATAGAAAACATAACCAAGCCTATTGGAAATTTAGATGGTTTAAGCGAAACGCTTCATGGTTTCTTATTGTCCGATTGGTTAGCAGGTAAACTATTATACTATACAAACGAAACAGGTACGACAACCGAGGTACTAAATTTACCTAAAGGAACTGCTGACATTTATTTTGATAAAAACACAAAATCAGTCTTCATCCCTTTAATGCTAAATAATAAACTAGTGAAATATCACTTTAAAAAATAAAATCATGAATAAAACAACACCACAACAAACAGCATTTGCTTTTTTACGAATAACCATGGGTATTAATTTTTTAGGACACGGATTGGTTCGTTTCTCAAAATTGAACGGATTTAGAGATTGGATGGTAACAACTTTTCAAGACAGCCTAATGCCTTCTTTTGCAGTTTTTGCTTGGGGAAGTGTGTTACCCTTTGTAGAGTTTGGAATTGGATTGTTATTAATCTTGGGATTATTCACCTATCGAGCAAGTATTGCAGGGGCAATAGTAATTATCATCCTTTTATTTGGTTCAACATTAATTGAAAATTGGGATTGGGCTGGTATGCAAATGATTTATGGCTTATTCTTTTATTTTTTAATTTCTAATGCAGAAAAAAATAGTTGGTCAATTGATAATTTAATTAGAGATAAGAATGAAAATTAAAACGATTAATAAAAAAGGTGATTGGAGTTTTCCTTGGACAATAGCATTAAAAAAAACTATGCAAAATGATGCCAACAATACAATTGTAGGTGAACATTTATTATTAGAGACAGGCGAATTTAAAGTTTGGAGTATTCATTTACCAATAGGCCAATCATTACCATTTCATAAGCACAACAAATCGTATTTCTACACCATTAAAAATGAAGGTGAATCACGCTCATTTTATACTGACGGAACAGTAACTGAAACTAAATACGAAAAAAATGATATCAAACATTTTAATGAGTTGAATGAAGAAAACTTCTTCATTCATAATTTAGAAAATATTGGAAATACTACATTGATATTTACAACAGTAGAATTTAAATAAAATGAAATATAAAAACGCACTTATACATGCCCTTTTAGTTGGCCTCATTGCTGCCTTTGTAATATTAGTTTCAGGGTGGTTGGCAGTAAAGGCTTGGGTAGTATTTTTTGGATGGGCAAACTATTTTTTACATGCTTGCAATATGAAAAAATCATTTAAAATGCTATTGGCTTTTTTTGTAGGAATTTTTATTGCATTAATAGGTACTTATGCTATTACCTATTTAAACACTATAGCACCTACCAATTATGAATTATCTGTTACCGCATTTATCGTTTTTTGGATAGCAACCATTTTAATTTTCTTAGAAATAATTGAAGATTGGGGTGAGTTTGTACCTGCAACATTTTTGGGGACAGTACTGTTTTTTGCTTCAGGGGTTTCATTAAAAAGCATAGTACCCGAATTATTAGTTCCGCTATTAATTGGAATATTTGCAGGGTTTACAACCCTATTTAGTCGAGAGAAATTAACAATCTATTTAAACAAAAAACAAATAAAATAATACAATTATGAAAAGCACACTTTTTACACCATACAATATGAGCGGAATTTCATTAGAAAACCGTTTTTTAATGGCACCTATGACACGCTCAAGAGCCACACAACCAAATGATGTTCCTAATACTTTAATGGCAGAATATTATGGACAAAGAGCATCTGCAGGGATTATCATAACTGAAGCAACTCAAATTTCTTTGCAAGGAAAAGGTTATGCTAAAACGCCTGGTATTTATACACAAGAACAAATTGAAGGTTGGAAGCTAGTAACTGATGAAGTTCATAAAAAAGGAAGTAAAATATTCTTACAACTATGGCACGTTGGTCGTGTTTCAAGTTCACAAGTAAATGGATTACAACCATTAGCACCATCAGCTAAGATAGCTAAAGAAACTACGGTTTATATATTTGATGGAGCACCAAATGGAGACGCAACTTTTGTACCAGTCGAAGATCCAAAAGAAATGACAAAAAACGATATTAATAAGGTTATTGAAGAGTTTAGAATAGCTGCAAAAAATGCAATTGAAGCAGGCTTTGATGGTGTAGAAATTCATGGTGCAAATGGCTACTTAATAGACCAATTTTTAAGAAGCAACTCAAATATAAGAAAAGATGAATATGGCGGAACCAAAGAAAACAGAGTTCGAATATTAACCGAAGTCACTCAAGCAGTAGTTAACGAAATAGGAAGTGAAAAAACAGGGGTTCGTTTGTCACCATTTATCAGTTTTAAAGACATGAATGACCCTGAAATTTTAGATACAATTATGTTAGCTTCTAAAAAGTTAGAAAAATTAGGGGTTACTTATATTCATTTGTGTGAGGCTGATTGGGATGATGCTCCTGAAATTCCGACTGATTTTAGAGTTCAATTAAGAGAAGTATTTAGTAAAACAATAATAGCAACAGGAAATAAAACACCTCAACAGGCGAATAAATTATTAGCAAATAATTTGGTTGATTTAGTCGGTTTTGGTAGAAAATTTTTAACCAACCCTGATTATCCAAAACGTGTGAAACTAAATGCAAAAATGAATCAAATTAGCGACGATCATACACTATTTGGAGGAGGTACTGCAAGAGGTTATACCGATTATTCATTTATAGGTTAAAGTTCAAAAACATCTAAATATTTCGTAGTATAAAAACGCTTTGCTATAATTATTAGCATAATTATACAAATATGTAATGTATTTATACAATTTAATTACTTTTCATGCATCATACCTTTGTAGTGTAATTAACAAGCTATAAAAATTGATAGATGAAAATAAATGTTAGAATCCTTTTATTAGAGACATACCTACAAACTATTTAACACAAAAATTAGATTTAGAATATTTGTTAGAATTTTAAATCAAAGAAATTGCATTGTTTTTAATTATTGTCATTTCGAGTCACGAAGTAAGCTGTAATATGTTTGTTCTTGATATCTGGGGGATATTAAGTCGTTGTACTGCAATAACGTTTTTAAACAAAAAATCATGAATAAAACTAGATACAACAAGTCACTTTGTATTGGGTTTAGCAATAAAAAATCCATTAATGAAGTATAATAGTCAATGTGTTAAATAGTTTATGGAAGACTCACAAGAACTACCTAAAACATAGAGGAAATAAAAAGTAAAATGTTTGATAATTTTCCAAAAATCAGGTTTTGATTTAACAAATAATAGGAAACTCTTTCATTGCGCTACAAAACAATATTACCTTCCTTTAACTAACATGATAATATTTACCGCTATAATTGGTATAAACTCATGTCTAGTTATAAGGATTCAAGCAACACAAAACTGAAAAAAAATTAAAAGAAGGTTTAAAAATTAACGCCTAAAAATTGAGGTTATCATATATCGTAATATTCGGTTATGGCGTGAATGAGTCTATAGCAAAAACTCATAGACCATTAAACTAAATAATAACTTTTAAATAAAAAAAACAAACGCAAATCTTTGTTTATAATAATGATACAACCAATTATCTCCTTGCAAAAATATTAAATGCAACTTGAGTTAAAATGTGATCTTAGTCAAATTGTGACTTTAGTCAAACTGTGATTATCATCAAATTGAAATACATTATTACATATAGTTTTGCGCTACAATAAATAATTCTAAAA
This genomic stretch from Tenacibaculum sp. Bg11-29 harbors:
- a CDS encoding alkene reductase; the protein is MKSTLFTPYNMSGISLENRFLMAPMTRSRATQPNDVPNTLMAEYYGQRASAGIIITEATQISLQGKGYAKTPGIYTQEQIEGWKLVTDEVHKKGSKIFLQLWHVGRVSSSQVNGLQPLAPSAKIAKETTVYIFDGAPNGDATFVPVEDPKEMTKNDINKVIEEFRIAAKNAIEAGFDGVEIHGANGYLIDQFLRSNSNIRKDEYGGTKENRVRILTEVTQAVVNEIGSEKTGVRLSPFISFKDMNDPEILDTIMLASKKLEKLGVTYIHLCEADWDDAPEIPTDFRVQLREVFSKTIIATGNKTPQQANKLLANNLVDLVGFGRKFLTNPDYPKRVKLNAKMNQISDDHTLFGGGTARGYTDYSFIG
- a CDS encoding polysaccharide deacetylase family protein, coding for MKNVVLLTILLFASTIIVLAQKNDTKSYWPNDAQLVISFSMQFETGGQQEGAESPFSGNPLPKGQPDLPAESWFRYGAKEGIYRMLNLWKKHEIHVTSHVVGEAAIRYPEVAKAIVDGGHEIAAHGIAWSDQWNLSYEDELAFVKKGIDTVEVITGQRGVGYNSNWLRRSPNTLKVLQELGFLYHIDDLSRDEPFVTKVRGKNFVVMPYTLRNNDIVNIAGKNWSPDQFLAQLKFEFDQLYAEGATKRRMMSISLHDRIGGGPAIVQVVDKFIQYAKQHKRVVFMRKDEIANMIKDDPNTPVDNSEIEYNTTIVNTKLPFKLEKDWEVLGFKNPESVVLDIKNNALYVSNINGDPTEKNGNGYISKVGLDGKIIQQKWITELNAPKGLVIYNDKLYVTDIDKIVEIDIKTRRVLAFKAKDATFLNDIAVDKKGNVYASNTFGFSGIYKLQKKGKRKVELWLKDENLNMPNGLYISKDQLFVANWGKEVNPKTYETKIVGTLQKVDFKTKTIENITKPIGNLDGLSETLHGFLLSDWLAGKLLYYTNETGTTTEVLNLPKGTADIYFDKNTKSVFIPLMLNNKLVKYHFKK
- a CDS encoding DoxX family membrane protein, with protein sequence MNKTTPQQTAFAFLRITMGINFLGHGLVRFSKLNGFRDWMVTTFQDSLMPSFAVFAWGSVLPFVEFGIGLLLILGLFTYRASIAGAIVIIILLFGSTLIENWDWAGMQMIYGLFFYFLISNAEKNSWSIDNLIRDKNEN
- a CDS encoding DUF1097 domain-containing protein encodes the protein MKYKNALIHALLVGLIAAFVILVSGWLAVKAWVVFFGWANYFLHACNMKKSFKMLLAFFVGIFIALIGTYAITYLNTIAPTNYELSVTAFIVFWIATILIFLEIIEDWGEFVPATFLGTVLFFASGVSLKSIVPELLVPLLIGIFAGFTTLFSREKLTIYLNKKQIK
- a CDS encoding cupin domain-containing protein, which codes for MKIKTINKKGDWSFPWTIALKKTMQNDANNTIVGEHLLLETGEFKVWSIHLPIGQSLPFHKHNKSYFYTIKNEGESRSFYTDGTVTETKYEKNDIKHFNELNEENFFIHNLENIGNTTLIFTTVEFK